In Myxococcus guangdongensis, a single window of DNA contains:
- a CDS encoding alpha/beta fold hydrolase, translating into MIQATGTHLFTSLLPLEEGELLRNPQVAWEAYGEPCDGKAVVLLHDLSHSHRAVGPAEDSAYQPSGWARELVGPGLPLDPDIMPVIVPGLMGSPFGSTSNASMDRETGERLGLSLPPLTVLDMARGVSALLRARGLNHVRALVGVGLGAQVALRLAALFPELSDSVVAIGSARALPEGVREKLGLAWQLLRADPDFREGLYEPDAQPRKTMRRLRLDFQKLLYGREYLSRRFADAEAARLALDAEADAFSESFDASSWATLCSAYSGCDVADCFAQIRARVLLVAGSSDVLAPVNRVRDTYHLLSAAGVSARLVELPGPGDHGALLTETERLRAPLGDFLRRVG; encoded by the coding sequence GTGATCCAGGCCACCGGCACCCACCTGTTCACCTCCCTGCTCCCTCTGGAGGAAGGCGAGCTGCTGCGCAACCCCCAGGTGGCGTGGGAGGCCTACGGAGAACCGTGCGACGGCAAAGCGGTGGTGCTGCTGCACGACCTGTCGCATTCGCACCGGGCGGTGGGGCCGGCGGAGGACTCCGCGTATCAGCCCTCGGGTTGGGCGCGTGAGCTGGTGGGACCGGGGTTGCCGTTGGACCCGGACATCATGCCGGTCATCGTCCCGGGGCTCATGGGCAGTCCGTTCGGCAGCACGTCGAACGCGTCGATGGACCGGGAGACGGGCGAGCGACTGGGGCTGAGCCTGCCGCCCCTCACGGTGCTCGACATGGCGCGCGGGGTGTCCGCGCTCTTGCGGGCCCGGGGGCTGAACCACGTGCGCGCGCTGGTGGGCGTGGGCTTGGGCGCGCAGGTGGCGCTGCGGCTGGCGGCGCTGTTCCCGGAGCTGTCGGATTCGGTGGTGGCCATCGGCTCGGCGCGCGCGCTGCCGGAGGGCGTGCGCGAGAAGCTGGGCCTGGCGTGGCAGCTGTTGCGCGCGGACCCGGACTTCCGCGAGGGCCTCTACGAGCCGGACGCGCAGCCTCGCAAGACGATGCGGCGGCTGCGACTGGACTTCCAGAAGCTGCTCTACGGCCGCGAGTACCTGTCGCGGCGCTTCGCCGACGCCGAGGCGGCGAGGCTCGCGTTGGACGCGGAGGCGGACGCCTTCTCCGAGTCGTTCGATGCGTCGTCGTGGGCCACGCTGTGCTCGGCCTACTCGGGCTGCGACGTGGCGGACTGCTTCGCGCAGATTCGGGCGCGGGTGCTGCTGGTGGCGGGGAGCTCGGACGTGCTCGCGCCGGTGAACCGGGTGCGGGACACGTACCATCTGCTGTCCGCCGCGGGCGTGAGCGCCCGGCTGGTGGAGCTGCCCGGCCCGGGGGACCATGGCGCGCTCCTGACGGAGACCGAGCGCCTGCGCGCGCCGCTCGGAGACTTCCTGCGGCGCGTGGGCTGA
- a CDS encoding DUF692 domain-containing protein produces MTQAVSDAWTLPWRGLGLSSNLSTSDVPQPYRLLDASPGLFDFVEYSAPLDLEEARAQASLFPEMWRRRAEVPVLFHPVHLNLWGPELEPIATLKALDAHARAVGSPWVGNDVGWWHVQGQPFPGYLYITPPFNEAGLADCAAHALHVQSHLSMPLVLENPAVLARRGELHALDFLAKLHQRTGLPLLLDLGHLFSHQLSAGLPLEAGLDGFPLEHVVEIHIAGGVVTRRGSRRFYVDDHTQPVREELFNLLESLLPRCPSLRAVTFEGDGHPPEVAQRSLRRLRTLIPQGPREPLTLRTPDLSAPPRLSGDSRPWELFDAGHGVSAPDASEDPEGTIADQDFRIAVVAETLDKDWPLTRLLLAGTREALLDFTRSREYRNLFGGGGRSLPQVFSAWAMRRLREQPDDGASAALSLEMLAPTTFLKPAPAPGPGQVGLAEDVRPGSFPVDLSELVFAARAVRRHLTARAWACGELELSGLEALAQVARRPGGTPWSFAVRRKAPGFEVSGVSRGLAVLLRELGSRPAPVESVPPEVLAEGLNHRMIRLGDASGLDRTLAPVRPVG; encoded by the coding sequence ATGACGCAGGCCGTATCCGACGCATGGACGTTGCCCTGGCGGGGTCTGGGGCTGAGCAGCAACCTGAGCACCTCGGATGTGCCGCAGCCGTACCGGCTGTTGGACGCATCGCCGGGGCTCTTCGACTTCGTCGAGTACAGTGCTCCGTTGGACCTGGAGGAGGCGCGAGCCCAGGCGTCGCTGTTCCCGGAGATGTGGCGCCGCCGCGCGGAAGTGCCCGTGCTCTTCCACCCCGTGCACCTCAACCTGTGGGGCCCGGAGCTGGAGCCCATCGCCACGCTGAAGGCCCTGGACGCGCACGCGCGCGCCGTGGGCAGTCCTTGGGTGGGCAATGACGTGGGGTGGTGGCACGTGCAGGGCCAGCCGTTCCCCGGCTACCTCTACATCACGCCCCCGTTCAACGAGGCCGGGCTCGCGGACTGCGCCGCGCACGCCCTCCATGTCCAATCACATCTCTCCATGCCGCTCGTGCTGGAGAACCCCGCGGTGCTGGCGCGTCGCGGCGAGCTGCACGCGCTCGACTTCCTCGCGAAGCTGCACCAGCGCACCGGCCTGCCGCTGCTCCTGGACCTGGGCCACCTGTTCAGCCACCAGCTCTCCGCCGGTCTGCCGCTGGAGGCGGGGTTGGATGGCTTCCCGCTGGAGCACGTCGTGGAGATCCACATCGCGGGCGGCGTGGTGACACGCCGGGGCTCGCGTCGGTTCTACGTCGACGACCACACGCAGCCGGTGCGCGAGGAGCTGTTCAATCTGTTGGAGTCCTTGCTACCCCGTTGTCCGTCCCTGCGCGCCGTCACCTTCGAGGGCGACGGTCATCCCCCCGAGGTGGCCCAGCGCTCCCTGCGTCGGCTGCGCACGCTCATCCCCCAGGGCCCTCGCGAGCCGCTGACCCTTCGCACCCCCGACCTGAGCGCGCCTCCGCGGCTCTCCGGTGACAGCCGCCCCTGGGAGCTGTTCGACGCGGGCCATGGCGTGTCGGCCCCGGACGCCAGTGAGGACCCGGAGGGCACCATCGCGGACCAGGACTTCCGCATCGCGGTGGTCGCGGAGACGTTGGACAAGGACTGGCCGCTGACGCGCCTGCTGCTGGCCGGCACGCGCGAGGCGCTGCTCGACTTCACCCGCTCGCGCGAGTACCGGAACCTCTTCGGCGGGGGAGGGCGCTCGCTGCCGCAGGTCTTCTCCGCCTGGGCGATGCGCAGGCTTCGGGAGCAGCCCGACGACGGCGCCTCCGCCGCGCTGAGCCTGGAGATGCTCGCGCCCACCACCTTCCTCAAGCCCGCCCCGGCCCCAGGCCCGGGCCAGGTGGGGCTCGCCGAGGACGTCCGGCCCGGCAGCTTCCCCGTGGACCTGTCCGAGCTCGTCTTCGCCGCGCGCGCCGTCCGCCGCCACCTCACCGCCCGTGCGTGGGCCTGTGGGGAGCTGGAGCTGTCCGGGCTGGAGGCGCTGGCCCAGGTGGCCCGACGGCCGGGGGGGACCCCCTGGAGCTTCGCCGTGCGCCGCAAGGCCCCGGGATTCGAGGTGTCGGGCGTGTCACGAGGCCTGGCGGTGCTGCTCCGGGAGCTGGGCTCCAGGCCCGCGCCGGTGGAGTCGGTGCCCCCGGAGGTCCTCGCGGAAGGTCTGAATCACCGGATGATCCGCCTGGGGGATGCTTCCGGGTTGGACCGAACCCTTGCGCCTGTGCGTCCGGTAGGGTAG
- the udk gene encoding uridine kinase, which produces MTSSPLVIGIAGGTASGKTTVARKVREALADCRVAFIDQDSYYRDLKDLPIADRREVNFDHPDAFDTELLVSHLRELKAGRPIQKPVYDFVTSSRQPRTMGVDPGDIILIEGILVLHMKEVRELMDVKIYVDADDDLRILRRLTRDIKDRGRDFDHVVSQYLRHVRPMHMGFVEPSKHFADIIIPHGGNNEIAISMLVGALRGKLSAPQPRE; this is translated from the coding sequence ATGACGTCGTCACCCCTCGTTATCGGCATCGCGGGTGGCACCGCGTCCGGCAAGACCACCGTCGCCCGAAAGGTTCGTGAGGCGCTTGCCGACTGCCGCGTGGCCTTCATCGATCAGGACTCGTACTACCGAGACCTGAAGGACCTCCCCATCGCGGACCGCCGGGAGGTGAACTTCGACCATCCCGACGCGTTCGACACCGAATTGCTGGTGAGCCACCTCCGGGAGCTGAAGGCCGGTCGGCCCATCCAGAAGCCCGTCTATGACTTCGTCACCTCGTCGCGTCAGCCCCGCACCATGGGCGTGGACCCGGGGGACATCATCCTCATCGAGGGCATCCTCGTCCTGCACATGAAGGAAGTGCGCGAGTTGATGGACGTGAAGATCTACGTCGACGCGGACGATGACCTGCGCATCCTTCGTCGCCTCACCCGCGACATCAAGGACCGCGGCCGCGACTTCGACCACGTCGTCAGCCAGTACCTGCGCCACGTGCGCCCCATGCACATGGGCTTCGTCGAGCCGTCCAAGCACTTCGCGGACATCATCATCCCGCACGGCGGCAACAACGAGATCGCCATCAGCATGCTGGTGGGCGCGCTGCGCGGGAAGCTCTCCGCTCCGCAGCCGCGCGAGTAG